In Proteus vulgaris, one DNA window encodes the following:
- a CDS encoding beta-ketoacyl-ACP synthase III translates to MYTKILGTGSYLPVQVRTNADLEKMVETSDEWIVTRTGINERRIATEEETVAVMGAGAAEKALEMSGIDKQDIGLIVVATTSGSHAFPSAACQIQNALGINDCIAFDVAAACSGFVYALSIADQFIKAGSVKHALVIGADRLSHALDPNDRGTIILFGDAAGAAVVGVSEDEGIISTHLHSDGRFGDLLALPYQRKENEDLPAYVTMAGNEVFKVAVRELAHIVDETLEANNIDKSELDWLVPHQANLRIISATAKKLDMTMDKVVVTLDRHGNTSAASVPTALDEAVRDNRIQRGQLILLEAFGGGFTWGSALIRF, encoded by the coding sequence ATGTATACAAAAATCTTAGGTACTGGTAGTTACTTGCCTGTACAAGTGCGAACTAATGCCGATTTAGAAAAAATGGTTGAAACATCTGACGAATGGATTGTTACCCGAACAGGTATTAATGAACGTCGGATTGCAACAGAAGAAGAAACTGTTGCTGTGATGGGCGCAGGTGCGGCTGAAAAAGCACTAGAAATGTCTGGTATTGATAAACAAGATATTGGATTGATTGTTGTTGCCACAACATCAGGCTCACATGCATTTCCAAGCGCAGCATGTCAGATTCAAAATGCGTTAGGCATCAATGATTGCATCGCTTTTGACGTTGCAGCTGCATGTTCTGGCTTTGTTTATGCATTAAGCATTGCTGATCAATTTATTAAAGCAGGTTCTGTTAAGCATGCTCTTGTGATCGGTGCTGATAGATTATCCCATGCGTTAGATCCTAACGATCGTGGCACCATTATTTTATTTGGTGATGCGGCAGGTGCAGCCGTTGTGGGTGTGTCAGAAGACGAAGGTATTATTTCTACACATTTACACTCTGATGGGCGTTTTGGTGATTTATTAGCATTACCTTATCAACGTAAAGAAAATGAAGATTTACCTGCTTACGTTACAATGGCAGGAAATGAAGTATTTAAAGTCGCAGTTCGTGAACTTGCCCACATTGTGGATGAGACACTTGAAGCTAACAATATTGATAAATCGGAACTGGACTGGCTTGTGCCTCATCAGGCAAATTTAAGAATTATTTCAGCGACAGCGAAAAAGCTGGATATGACAATGGATAAAGTAGTGGTGACATTAGATCGCCACGGCAATACGTCAGCAGCATCAGTCCCAACAGCATTAGATGAAGCTGTAAGAGACAATCGCATTCAACGTGGTCAGTTAATCTTGCTGGAAGCGTTTGGTGGCGGTTTTACTTGGGGCTCTGCACTTATCCGTTTTTAA
- the hinT gene encoding purine nucleoside phosphoramidase produces MAEETIFSKIIRGEIPANIVFQDDTVTAFRDISPQAPTHILIIPNKLIPTVNDVTVEDEQVLGHLFVVAAKIAQQEGIAEDGYRLVMNCNKHGGQEVFHIHMHLLGGRPLGPLLSQ; encoded by the coding sequence ATGGCAGAAGAAACAATTTTCAGTAAAATTATTCGTGGTGAAATTCCGGCTAATATTGTTTTTCAAGATGATACAGTCACTGCATTTCGTGATATTTCGCCACAAGCACCCACACATATTTTGATTATTCCTAATAAACTTATCCCTACGGTAAATGATGTTACTGTTGAAGATGAACAAGTGTTAGGACACCTATTTGTTGTTGCTGCAAAAATAGCTCAACAAGAAGGTATTGCTGAAGATGGTTATCGCCTAGTGATGAACTGTAATAAACATGGTGGACAAGAAGTTTTCCATATTCACATGCATTTATTAGGTGGAAGACCATTAGGGCCATTATTAAGTCAATGA
- the fabG gene encoding 3-oxoacyl-ACP reductase FabG yields the protein MGFDGKIALVTGASRGIGRAIAEDLVARGATVIGTATSENGAQAISEYLSDKGKGFVLNVTENDSIEKFLAEVRAEFGEIDILVNNAGITRDNLLMRMKDDEWQDIINTNLSSVFRLSKAVMRAMMKKRYGRIITIGSVVGTMGNAGQANYAAAKAGVIGFSKSLAREVASRGITVNVVAPGFIETDMTRALTDDQRAGILSQVPANRLGDAKEIASAVAFLASDEASYITGETLHVNGGMYMI from the coding sequence ATGGGATTTGACGGAAAAATAGCGCTAGTTACTGGTGCAAGCCGTGGCATTGGCCGTGCGATTGCAGAGGATTTAGTTGCGCGCGGTGCGACCGTAATTGGTACAGCAACGAGTGAAAACGGTGCGCAAGCTATCAGCGAATATTTAAGCGATAAAGGTAAGGGTTTTGTGTTAAATGTCACAGAAAACGACTCTATCGAAAAATTTTTAGCTGAAGTGCGTGCTGAATTTGGCGAAATTGATATTTTGGTCAATAATGCAGGTATTACTCGTGATAACCTGTTGATGCGCATGAAAGATGATGAGTGGCAAGATATCATCAACACAAATCTTTCATCAGTCTTCCGTCTGTCTAAAGCTGTTATGCGTGCTATGATGAAAAAACGTTATGGTCGTATAATTACCATTGGTTCTGTTGTTGGAACCATGGGCAACGCAGGACAGGCAAACTACGCGGCGGCAAAAGCGGGTGTGATTGGTTTTAGTAAATCATTAGCACGCGAAGTTGCTTCCCGAGGCATTACGGTAAATGTTGTTGCACCTGGTTTTATCGAAACTGATATGACAAGAGCATTAACAGATGACCAAAGAGCAGGTATTTTATCTCAAGTTCCTGCTAACCGTTTAGGTGATGCCAAAGAGATTGCCAGTGCTGTAGCTTTCTTAGCTTCTGATGAAGCGAGCTATATCACGGGTGAAACATTGCATGTCAATGGTGGCATGTACATGATCTAA
- the fabD gene encoding ACP S-malonyltransferase: MTDFAMVFPGQGSQTVGMLAELAEQYPIVTETFAQASDVLGYSLWDLVQNGPEEELNKTWKTQPALLAASVAVWRVWQEKQGKMPQMMAGHSLGEYSALVCAGVIDFAAAIKLVELRGQLMQEAVPAGTGAMYAIIGLDNDAIAKACEEAAQGQVVSPVNFNSPGQVVIAGNKEAVERAGVLCKEAGAKRALPLAVSVPSHCALMKPAADKLAIALQEIEFKQPEIQVVNNVDVKAQTDANAIRDALVRQLYNPVRWTETVELIAEKGITQLLEIGPGKVLTGLTKRISKEMNAAAVNDITSLDVALGND; this comes from the coding sequence ATGACTGATTTTGCAATGGTTTTCCCTGGACAGGGATCGCAAACTGTTGGAATGCTTGCAGAACTTGCAGAGCAATATCCGATAGTGACTGAAACATTTGCTCAAGCATCTGATGTATTGGGTTACTCTCTGTGGGATTTAGTTCAAAATGGCCCAGAAGAAGAGTTAAACAAAACATGGAAAACACAGCCAGCATTATTAGCAGCATCAGTTGCTGTTTGGCGTGTGTGGCAAGAAAAACAAGGTAAAATGCCACAAATGATGGCAGGTCACAGTCTTGGTGAGTATTCTGCTTTAGTGTGTGCAGGTGTTATTGATTTCGCCGCCGCCATTAAATTAGTAGAATTACGCGGTCAATTGATGCAAGAAGCTGTACCTGCAGGTACAGGTGCAATGTATGCGATTATCGGTTTAGATAACGATGCTATTGCAAAAGCATGTGAAGAAGCTGCTCAAGGGCAAGTTGTTTCACCTGTAAACTTTAATTCACCAGGCCAAGTTGTTATCGCAGGTAACAAAGAGGCAGTAGAGCGTGCTGGTGTTTTATGTAAAGAAGCTGGCGCTAAACGTGCATTGCCATTAGCGGTAAGTGTGCCTTCGCATTGTGCTTTAATGAAACCAGCAGCTGATAAGCTTGCAATTGCATTACAAGAAATTGAATTTAAACAACCTGAAATTCAGGTCGTTAATAACGTTGATGTGAAAGCGCAAACTGATGCGAATGCTATCCGTGATGCGTTAGTTCGCCAGCTGTATAACCCAGTTCGTTGGACTGAAACGGTTGAACTTATCGCCGAAAAAGGCATCACACAACTATTAGAAATCGGTCCAGGAAAAGTATTAACTGGTTTAACTAAACGTATTTCTAAAGAAATGAACGCTGCAGCAGTTAATGATATTACGTCATTAGATGTTGCATTAGGAAATGACTGA
- the mltG gene encoding endolytic transglycosylase MltG, giving the protein MKIKKIVWIVFFALLISIGAIALYMMQHIRGLEENVVIKQDEMLLTVPAGTGRVAMEQLLIKNNLLNQGDYFQILLKVKPELSQFKAGTYRLTKGMSLRDVLLLIKSGKEAQFTIRFIEGSRLQDWQSIFEQAPQLVTVAHTMDSDKLREEIGIKSEITNLEGWFAPDTYHYTAGTTDVAILKRAYQQMEKTLEEEWIKRDSDLPYKSAYEMLIMASIIEKETGIDAERTKVASVFINRLKTNMRLQTDPTVIYGLGDKYRGTIYRSDLNGYTPYNTYQIDGLPPTPIAMPSVASIRAAAHPADTRYLYFVADGTGGHKFSTTLNEHNKAVAQYRRLQQR; this is encoded by the coding sequence ATGAAGATAAAAAAAATAGTATGGATAGTTTTTTTTGCCTTATTAATTAGTATTGGTGCAATTGCGTTGTATATGATGCAACATATTCGTGGCTTAGAAGAAAATGTTGTTATAAAGCAAGATGAAATGCTACTCACCGTACCAGCAGGAACAGGGCGCGTAGCCATGGAACAACTGCTAATAAAAAATAATCTACTTAATCAAGGCGATTATTTTCAAATTTTGCTAAAAGTAAAACCAGAGCTTAGCCAATTTAAAGCAGGTACATATCGCTTAACAAAAGGTATGTCTTTGCGTGATGTTTTATTATTGATCAAAAGTGGTAAAGAGGCTCAATTTACGATCCGTTTTATTGAAGGTAGCCGTTTACAAGACTGGCAATCTATTTTTGAACAAGCTCCGCAACTTGTGACTGTCGCACACACAATGGATAGCGATAAATTGCGTGAAGAAATAGGAATAAAATCTGAAATTACTAACCTAGAAGGTTGGTTTGCACCAGATACATACCATTACACGGCAGGTACAACAGATGTCGCAATTTTAAAGCGCGCCTACCAACAAATGGAAAAAACATTAGAAGAAGAGTGGATTAAACGCGATAGTGACCTACCGTATAAATCGGCTTATGAAATGCTTATCATGGCATCAATTATTGAAAAAGAGACGGGTATTGATGCAGAAAGAACAAAAGTCGCGTCTGTATTTATTAATCGACTAAAAACAAATATGAGATTACAGACCGATCCTACCGTGATTTATGGCTTAGGTGATAAATACAGAGGTACAATTTATCGCAGTGATTTAAATGGTTATACCCCTTATAACACGTATCAAATCGATGGATTGCCACCAACGCCAATTGCGATGCCTAGTGTTGCTTCAATCAGAGCCGCTGCACATCCAGCGGATACACGTTATCTCTATTTTGTTGCGGATGGAACGGGTGGTCATAAATTTTCAACCACACTTAATGAACATAATAAAGCTGTCGCACAATATCGACGCTTACAACAAAGATAA
- a CDS encoding metal-dependent hydrolase, with the protein MFLVDSHCHLDSLDYEKLHKNIDDVVEKAQQRDVQYMLAVATTLPGFKNMRELIGKRDNIAFSCGIHPLNLDEGYDVEELTRLAAAPDVVALGETGLDYYYQQENAALQREIFREHIRIGRQVNKPVIVHTRSAREDTLSILKEENVQDCGGVLHCFTEDKETATALLDLGMYISFSGIVTFRNAEQIREAARIVPLDRILVETDSPYLAPVPHRGKENQPAYVRDVAEYMAVLKGVSVDELAQQTTRNFAKLFHIQNLPA; encoded by the coding sequence ATGTTTTTAGTTGATTCACACTGCCATCTCGACAGCTTAGATTATGAAAAACTACATAAAAATATTGATGATGTTGTCGAAAAAGCACAGCAGCGTGATGTTCAATATATGCTAGCTGTAGCAACAACTTTGCCAGGTTTCAAAAATATGCGTGAACTTATCGGCAAACGTGACAATATTGCATTCTCTTGTGGTATTCATCCCTTGAATTTAGACGAAGGCTACGATGTTGAAGAATTAACGCGCTTAGCTGCTGCACCTGATGTTGTGGCTTTAGGTGAAACAGGTCTGGATTACTATTACCAACAAGAAAATGCAGCATTACAACGTGAAATTTTCCGTGAGCATATCCGTATTGGCCGACAAGTTAACAAACCCGTTATCGTGCATACACGTAGCGCACGTGAAGATACGTTATCGATTTTAAAAGAAGAGAATGTGCAAGATTGTGGTGGTGTATTGCATTGCTTTACTGAAGATAAAGAAACGGCAACAGCATTGCTCGATCTTGGAATGTATATCTCTTTTTCAGGTATTGTGACATTTAGAAATGCGGAACAAATTAGAGAAGCTGCACGCATTGTTCCTCTTGATAGAATTTTAGTTGAAACAGATTCCCCATATTTAGCACCAGTTCCTCATCGCGGCAAAGAAAATCAACCTGCTTATGTTCGTGATGTTGCTGAATATATGGCTGTATTAAAAGGTGTGAGTGTCGATGAGTTAGCGCAACAAACAACGCGCAATTTTGCTAAGCTCTTTCATATTCAAAACTTACCTGCTTAA
- the yceD gene encoding 23S rRNA accumulation protein YceD: MQKVKLPLTIDALRAAQKNLDYDGHYSPEQVSRLAESVVSVDSNIDVALSFDIDHQRLAVIKGHSDVDVTLECQRCGGHFPYHVHATYCFSPVVSDERAEALPEEYEPVDVNEFGEIDLLAMIEDEIILNLPVVPVHDFEHCEVSDADMVFGELPEELSEKPNPFAVLASLKKSTKE, encoded by the coding sequence ATGCAAAAGGTAAAATTACCCCTGACCATTGATGCGCTGCGAGCAGCTCAGAAGAATTTAGACTATGACGGTCATTATTCTCCAGAGCAAGTAAGCCGCTTAGCTGAATCGGTGGTCAGTGTGGACAGTAATATTGATGTGGCTTTATCATTTGATATTGACCATCAACGTCTTGCCGTGATTAAAGGACATTCCGATGTGGATGTAACTTTAGAATGTCAACGTTGTGGTGGCCATTTTCCTTATCATGTTCACGCAACATATTGTTTTAGCCCTGTTGTCAGTGATGAACGGGCCGAGGCATTACCGGAAGAATATGAACCAGTCGATGTAAACGAATTTGGTGAAATAGATTTGCTGGCAATGATTGAAGATGAAATAATCCTCAACTTGCCGGTGGTTCCGGTACATGATTTTGAACACTGTGAAGTGTCCGACGCGGATATGGTGTTTGGTGAACTCCCTGAGGAATTATCAGAGAAACCAAATCCATTTGCCGTATTAGCCAGTTTAAAGAAAAGTACTAAGGAGTAA
- the tmk gene encoding dTMP kinase — protein MNNSKFIVIEGLEGAGKTSAIQTVINTLKEKDITNLAFTREPGGTPLAEKLRELIKQGIEGEKVTDKAELLMLYAARVQLVENVIKPALAEGKWVIGDRHDLSSQAYQGGGRGLDKDLMLSLRNTVLGDFRPDLTLYLDLDPAIGLARARARGELDRIEKESMDFFYRTRERYQALTKDDDSIITIDASQTIDKVQADIRQALTTWLVQQENKAL, from the coding sequence ATGAATAACAGTAAATTTATTGTAATTGAAGGATTAGAAGGCGCTGGAAAAACCAGCGCAATTCAAACCGTTATTAATACGTTAAAAGAAAAAGACATCACCAATTTAGCATTTACCCGTGAACCGGGAGGCACCCCACTTGCTGAAAAATTACGAGAGCTTATTAAACAAGGCATTGAGGGTGAGAAAGTTACCGATAAAGCGGAACTGTTAATGCTATATGCAGCACGTGTTCAGCTCGTTGAAAACGTGATAAAACCAGCGTTAGCAGAAGGTAAATGGGTGATTGGCGATAGACATGATCTCTCTTCACAAGCCTATCAAGGCGGTGGGCGTGGGTTAGATAAAGATCTTATGTTGTCACTTCGCAATACGGTTCTTGGTGATTTTCGCCCAGACTTAACGTTATATCTTGATTTAGATCCAGCTATAGGGCTTGCAAGAGCACGCGCTAGAGGTGAATTAGACCGAATTGAAAAAGAGTCAATGGACTTTTTTTATCGCACACGTGAGCGTTATCAGGCACTAACCAAAGATGATGACTCTATTATTACAATAGATGCATCTCAAACTATCGATAAAGTTCAAGCGGATATTCGCCAAGCACTCACTACATGGTTAGTCCAGCAGGAAAATAAAGCATTATGA
- the fabF gene encoding beta-ketoacyl-ACP synthase II, giving the protein MSKRRVVVTGLGMLSPVGNNATASWEAVCAGQSGIGLIEDFDTSHHATKFAGLVKDFNHEDYNLSRKDARKMDLFIQYGIAAGVQAIADSGLEVTEANASRIGAAIGSGIGGLGLIEENHTSMTNGGPRKISPFFVPSTIINMVAGHLSIMYGLRGPTISIATACTSGVHNIGHAARIIAYGDADAMLAGGAEKATTPLGLGGFGAVRALSTRNDNPQAASRPWDKDRDGFVLGDGAGVLVLEEYEHAKKRGAKIYAEVVGFGMSSDAYHMTSPAENGEGGALAMTNALKDAGIDASQVGYINAHGTSTNAGDVAEAQAVENVFGKGTDVLVSSTKSMTGHLLGAAGAIESIFTILSLRDQIVPPTINLDNQDENCHLDFVPHKARKVENMEYALCNSFGFGGTNGSILFKRV; this is encoded by the coding sequence GTGTCTAAGCGTCGTGTAGTTGTGACCGGACTAGGCATGTTATCTCCTGTCGGTAATAACGCAACAGCTTCTTGGGAAGCCGTGTGTGCCGGACAGAGTGGTATCGGCCTTATCGAAGATTTTGACACCAGTCATCATGCGACTAAATTCGCAGGATTGGTAAAAGATTTCAATCATGAAGATTATAATCTTTCGCGTAAAGACGCGCGCAAGATGGATCTTTTCATTCAATATGGTATTGCGGCAGGTGTGCAAGCCATTGCGGATTCAGGTCTTGAAGTAACAGAAGCCAATGCAAGTCGTATCGGAGCTGCTATTGGTTCTGGTATTGGTGGCTTAGGCCTTATCGAAGAAAACCATACGTCAATGACAAATGGTGGCCCTCGTAAAATTAGCCCATTCTTTGTACCTTCAACCATCATTAACATGGTTGCAGGACATTTAAGCATTATGTATGGTCTTCGTGGCCCTACAATCTCTATTGCAACAGCATGTACATCAGGTGTCCATAATATTGGTCACGCTGCACGTATTATTGCTTATGGCGATGCAGATGCAATGCTCGCAGGTGGTGCCGAAAAAGCAACTACTCCATTAGGTTTAGGTGGCTTTGGTGCAGTTCGTGCATTATCAACACGGAACGATAACCCTCAAGCGGCTAGCCGTCCATGGGATAAAGATCGTGATGGTTTCGTGTTAGGTGATGGCGCGGGTGTTCTTGTTCTTGAAGAATACGAACACGCTAAAAAACGTGGCGCTAAAATCTATGCTGAAGTAGTAGGTTTTGGTATGAGCAGCGATGCTTATCACATGACTTCACCAGCAGAAAATGGTGAAGGCGGTGCGCTAGCGATGACAAACGCACTAAAAGATGCGGGTATTGATGCATCTCAAGTGGGTTATATCAACGCACATGGTACATCAACGAATGCGGGTGATGTTGCTGAAGCACAAGCAGTAGAAAACGTATTTGGTAAAGGCACAGATGTATTAGTTAGCTCAACAAAATCTATGACAGGCCATTTATTAGGCGCTGCTGGAGCTATTGAGTCTATCTTTACTATTCTTTCGCTACGTGATCAAATCGTACCTCCAACAATTAACCTTGATAATCAAGACGAAAATTGTCATCTTGATTTTGTTCCACATAAAGCACGTAAAGTTGAGAACATGGAATATGCTCTGTGTAACTCATTTGGCTTTGGTGGTACTAATGGTTCAATTCTCTTTAAGCGCGTTTAA
- the holB gene encoding DNA polymerase III subunit delta' — MNWYPWLNQAYRQLISMYQEGRGHHALLLHATEGMGADALSYGLSRWLMCQNKQGLKSCNECHSCRLMLAETHPDWHLLQNEKGKTSIGVEAVRKVTEKLEQHAQQSGARVVWIKEVEALTEAAANALLKTLEEPPKNTYFLLNCQQPEVLLATLRSRCFYYHLASPDHQHATHWIQQQLPNVSYANSVTALNLSQNAPIAALSLLKDEWQERETFCQALYSSLQQHDLFGFLPQLNQDNVDRRLYWLLSLLLDALKYQTNAQAYCINQDQQPLIMALSQSPSNIVLAIIDGWKQCRYQLMTIPALNKELLLAEQLLDWENQLVTQH, encoded by the coding sequence ATGAATTGGTATCCTTGGCTAAATCAGGCATATCGGCAACTTATTAGCATGTATCAAGAAGGGCGTGGTCATCATGCTTTGCTTCTACATGCGACCGAAGGAATGGGGGCTGATGCTCTCTCTTATGGATTAAGCCGTTGGTTAATGTGTCAGAATAAACAGGGATTAAAAAGCTGTAATGAGTGCCATAGTTGTCGCTTGATGCTTGCCGAAACACATCCTGATTGGCATCTTTTGCAAAATGAAAAGGGCAAGACATCTATTGGCGTAGAAGCCGTTAGAAAAGTGACAGAAAAACTGGAACAACATGCTCAGCAAAGCGGTGCAAGAGTCGTTTGGATCAAAGAGGTTGAAGCTTTAACTGAGGCTGCGGCAAATGCATTACTCAAAACGTTAGAAGAGCCCCCTAAAAATACGTATTTTTTACTTAATTGCCAGCAACCTGAAGTTTTATTAGCTACATTGCGTAGCCGCTGTTTTTATTACCATTTAGCCTCGCCTGATCATCAGCACGCTACACATTGGATACAACAGCAGTTGCCGAATGTCTCTTACGCTAATAGTGTAACTGCGTTAAATTTGTCACAGAATGCACCAATAGCGGCGCTTTCATTATTGAAAGATGAATGGCAAGAAAGAGAAACTTTTTGCCAAGCGTTATATTCAAGTTTACAACAGCATGATTTATTTGGGTTTCTTCCACAGTTAAATCAAGATAATGTAGATCGACGTTTGTATTGGTTGTTATCGCTTTTACTCGATGCATTAAAGTATCAAACAAATGCACAAGCTTATTGTATCAACCAAGATCAACAACCTTTAATTATGGCGTTATCACAATCGCCTTCAAATATTGTGTTAGCCATTATTGATGGATGGAAACAATGTCGTTATCAGCTAATGACCATTCCAGCCTTAAATAAAGAGTTATTACTAGCAGAACAGTTACTAGATTGGGAAAATCAGTTAGTAACACAACATTAA
- the rpmF gene encoding 50S ribosomal protein L32, translated as MAVQQNKPTRSKRGMRRSHDALTVTQVSVDKTSGETHLRHHVTADGYYRGRKVINK; from the coding sequence ATGGCCGTACAACAAAACAAACCAACTCGTTCTAAACGCGGTATGCGTCGTTCTCATGACGCGCTGACAGTAACTCAAGTTTCAGTTGACAAAACTTCTGGTGAAACTCACCTGCGTCACCATGTAACTGCTGACGGTTACTACCGTGGTCGCAAGGTTATCAACAAGTAA
- the pabC gene encoding aminodeoxychorismate lyase, producing MHWVNGQQQRNVDASDRAVQFGDGCFTTLAIEQGKPLMLSAHLNRLKQGCEALFLPNPNWPDLKKHIIDIASDTQAKGVIKIIISRGCGGRGYSSNGFITPTVITSLSSYPAHYSHQQTEGISLAISPVTLGKNPQLAGIKHLNRLEQVLIKHHLEKTEFDDVLVCDNEGYLVEANAANLFWRKGNTLFTPDLTDSGVNGIMRQSIIQLAQKLNWKIVIVREKPETLYQADEVWLTNSLMPVLPVSCITFSVDKCYQYSSREYYHVVLQHTLSLK from the coding sequence ATGCATTGGGTAAATGGACAACAGCAACGAAATGTAGATGCAAGTGACAGGGCAGTACAGTTTGGCGATGGCTGTTTTACTACCCTAGCAATAGAGCAGGGCAAGCCTCTCATGCTATCCGCACATCTTAATCGTTTAAAACAAGGCTGTGAGGCACTTTTTCTACCTAATCCAAATTGGCCTGATTTAAAAAAGCACATCATAGATATCGCTTCTGACACTCAAGCGAAAGGTGTTATTAAAATTATTATTAGTCGTGGTTGTGGCGGTCGTGGTTATTCTTCAAATGGATTTATTACGCCAACAGTTATAACCTCATTGTCATCCTATCCTGCCCATTATTCTCACCAGCAAACTGAAGGTATATCACTGGCTATCAGCCCTGTTACTTTAGGAAAAAACCCACAATTGGCGGGAATTAAGCACCTAAATCGTTTAGAGCAGGTTCTTATTAAGCACCATTTAGAAAAAACAGAATTTGATGATGTTTTAGTGTGTGATAATGAAGGATATTTAGTTGAAGCAAATGCGGCAAATCTTTTTTGGCGTAAAGGAAATACACTTTTCACACCGGATCTGACTGATTCTGGTGTAAATGGCATTATGCGCCAATCAATTATTCAATTAGCGCAAAAATTGAATTGGAAAATTGTTATTGTGAGAGAGAAGCCGGAAACGCTTTATCAAGCAGATGAAGTTTGGTTAACAAATAGCTTAATGCCTGTACTTCCTGTTTCATGTATTACTTTCTCGGTTGATAAGTGCTATCAGTATTCGAGTAGAGAGTATTATCATGTTGTTTTACAACACACTTTGTCACTTAAATAG
- the plsX gene encoding phosphate acyltransferase PlsX, producing the protein MTNLTIALDAMGGDFGPRITVPACLRALASNPHLKILLVGQPDAISPLLADKNAELISRLHVIPAEHIVANDAKPSHGIRASKGTSMRVALDLVKTGEAQACVSAGNTGVLMGLAKLRLNAIDGIERPALVSVLPNQKKGKTVVLDLGANVNCDSQMLVQFAVMGAVMAEEIAGISSPKVALLNIGEEESKGLDNIREAATVLKSTPNINYIGYVEGNELLTGKTDVLVCDGFAGNVSLKTMEGVIRVFLSLIKSSTTENKKTSWWMKILKKWLQKRLIKRFGHMNPDQYNGASLLGLRGIVIKSHGGANESAFTAAIEQAVHAVERKIPERIASRLTTVLPKSD; encoded by the coding sequence TTGACAAATCTAACCATAGCGTTAGATGCGATGGGCGGGGACTTCGGTCCTCGCATCACAGTGCCTGCTTGTTTGCGGGCGCTGGCATCTAATCCTCATTTAAAAATATTGCTGGTAGGTCAACCAGACGCTATCTCTCCTCTGCTTGCAGATAAAAATGCTGAGCTAATCTCCCGTTTACACGTTATACCCGCAGAACATATTGTCGCCAATGATGCTAAACCTTCACACGGTATTAGGGCCAGTAAAGGTACATCAATGCGAGTGGCACTTGATCTCGTGAAAACAGGTGAAGCACAAGCATGCGTAAGTGCTGGTAATACTGGCGTATTAATGGGATTAGCAAAACTGCGACTTAATGCTATTGATGGAATTGAACGTCCTGCACTGGTTTCAGTATTGCCCAACCAGAAAAAAGGTAAGACTGTCGTTCTTGATTTAGGCGCTAACGTTAATTGTGATAGTCAAATGTTAGTACAGTTTGCCGTGATGGGCGCAGTGATGGCCGAAGAAATTGCAGGGATTAGTTCACCTAAAGTAGCACTTTTGAATATTGGTGAAGAAGAGAGCAAAGGATTAGATAATATCCGCGAAGCCGCTACAGTATTAAAGTCAACACCTAATATCAATTATATTGGTTATGTTGAAGGTAATGAATTACTGACAGGCAAAACAGATGTATTGGTGTGTGACGGCTTCGCAGGTAATGTCTCCCTTAAAACGATGGAAGGAGTTATTCGAGTTTTCCTTTCATTGATTAAATCTTCTACTACCGAAAATAAAAAAACGTCGTGGTGGATGAAAATATTGAAGAAATGGTTACAAAAACGGCTAATTAAGCGTTTTGGACACATGAACCCCGACCAGTATAACGGTGCTTCTCTGTTAGGATTACGCGGTATCGTCATTAAGAGCCATGGTGGCGCAAATGAAAGCGCGTTTACAGCAGCAATAGAACAGGCTGTTCATGCCGTTGAGCGAAAAATCCCAGAACGGATCGCTTCTCGACTGACAACAGTATTACCCAAGAGCGATTGA
- the acpP gene encoding acyl carrier protein: MSTIDERVKKIIVEQLGVKEEEVVNSASFVDDLGADSLDTVELVMALEEEFDIEIPDEEAEKITTVQAAIDYVENAGK; this comes from the coding sequence ATGAGCACTATCGACGAACGCGTTAAGAAAATCATTGTTGAACAACTGGGTGTTAAAGAGGAAGAAGTTGTAAATTCAGCTTCATTTGTTGATGACTTAGGCGCTGATTCTCTTGACACAGTTGAGCTGGTAATGGCTCTGGAAGAAGAATTCGATATCGAAATCCCAGACGAAGAAGCAGAAAAAATTACTACAGTTCAAGCTGCTATTGATTACGTTGAAAACGCAGGTAAATAA